One Malania oleifera isolate guangnan ecotype guangnan chromosome 10, ASM2987363v1, whole genome shotgun sequence genomic region harbors:
- the LOC131165988 gene encoding LOB domain-containing protein 12-like, giving the protein MGGNSPCASCKLLRRRCAQDCIFAPYFPSHDPYKFAIVHKVFGASNVSKMLQELPEQQRVDAVSSLVYEANARMRDPVYGCVGAISYLQNQVSQLQMQLAVAQAEILCFQLQQEAAAAALPPQTPSPPHQLVPVQAATGSTVAAANENKLFLVQNNNNNLLPLPHHNYCFNVASNSSNGVIHESLKRDTLFGHPDMVS; this is encoded by the exons ATGGGGGGGAACTCGCCATGCGCGTCCTGCAAGTTGCTCCGCCGCCGGTGCGCCCAAGACTGCATCTTCGCCCCTTACTTCCCCTCCCACGATCCCTACAAGTTCGCCATCGTCCACAAGGTCTTCGGCGCCAGCAATGTCAGCAAAATGCTCCag GAGCTGCCGGAGCAGCAGAGAGTGGACGCAGTGAGCAGTCTGGTGTACGAAGCAAATGCGAGAATGAGAGACCCAGTGTACGGGTGCGTGGGAGCCATAAGCTACCTGCAAAACCAAGTTTCCCAGCTGCAGATGCAGCTGGCGGTGGCTCAGGCCGAGATCCTCTGCTTTCAGCTCCAGCAGGAGGCAGCTGCCGCCGCGCTGCCGCCACAAACACCATCACCACCCCACCAACTAGTACCCGTTCAGGCGGCGACAGGATCTACGGTGGCAGCAGCTAATGAGAATAAATTATTTCTCGTtcaaaacaacaataataaccTGCTTCCCCTTCCACATCACAACTACTGCTTCAACGTTGCCTCTAATTCTAGCAATGGTGTAATTCATGAGTCTCTCAAGAGAGATACTCTCTTTGGCCATCCTGACATGGTTTCCTAA